In a single window of the Acyrthosiphon pisum isolate AL4f chromosome X, pea_aphid_22Mar2018_4r6ur, whole genome shotgun sequence genome:
- the LOC103308151 gene encoding zinc finger MYM-type protein 6-like: protein MEKFLNIESKRKQNEDNCKEENKLLAADSMVPNKLKRHLETNHSTLNNKSRDYFVRQLAKLEKQSSSFVKQTSVPSKALLASYKVAFRIAQCKKSHTIAEELILPSAIDMLDEATDNNKDAYLICYVRFMDGVDIIEELLFCKSILSGTKAKDLFDITNNFMDHNNIKWENCLGVCTDGARAIFSDDTAILVTDKSIDNLFNESNKVLNNVQLKLDVGLSEVNSLNKLLELFQ from the exons aTGGAAAAATTTCTTAATATTGAATCGAAACGTAAACAAAATGAGGACAACTGTAAAGAAGAAAATAAAC tATTAGCTGCTGATAGTATGGTAcccaataaattaaaacgtcATTTAGAGACTAATCAtagtacattaaataataaatcacgtGATTATTTTGTAAGACAACTtgcaaaattagaaaaacaatcTTCTAGTTTCGTTAAACAGACAAGCGTTCCATCTAAAGCTCTTTTGGCTTCATATAAAGTAGCATTTCGTATTGCACAATGCAAAAAATCTCATACGATTGCCGAAGAACTTATTTTACCATCAGCAATAGATATG CTTGATGAAGCAACCGATAATAATAAAGAcgcatatttaatatgttatgttcGGTTTATGGATGGAGTAGATATTAtagaagaattattattttgtaaatctaTATTAAGTGGTACTAAAGCTAAAGACCTATTTGATATCACTAATAATTTTatggatcataataatattaaatgggaAAACTGTTTGGGCGTGTGTACAGATGGAGCTCGAgctat TTTTTCTGATGACACAGCTATATTAGTTACTGATAAATCaatcgataatttatttaatgaatcaaaTAAAGTTCTAAATAAT GTACAACTTAAATTGGATGTTGGTTTATCCGAAGTTAATAGCCTCAATAAATTACTGGaactttttcaataa